In the genome of Euwallacea fornicatus isolate EFF26 chromosome 21, ASM4011564v1, whole genome shotgun sequence, the window TTCTCATGATCCCTCCAGCAGTAGAGACGATGTTAGGAGAAGTGCATACGTTACCAAGATGAGAGTTTTGAAAGAGACAATGTTGAAtaggtttaaatatttttaaataaagtttttaagtgtTAAATCTAGAAATGTGATCATGCCTCGTACACCCCCCATCCCGCCTCTAGCCGATGTTGCCGGCGTTCGTGAAAAGTTTGTGTTGATAAGGTAACTAAACTCTGACTTCTCCCCTTTCGAGTTTTTAGATTTCAAATGAATCAAACAAGCTAAATTGATATTAACGTCTTTAATACCTAGAATTACGACAGTATCACAATTTACTATATCACGCACTTAACCCTGTGTTACAACCTGTTGAAGCACCAAAGTCTGCGGATCATAAGTGTAAACAGGCCCTCGAATAGGTTCCACCTCCTGGTACTTCAGTTTAACATCCAAAGAGTTCCTCGCAGCACTGGTGAGATAGGAGACTTTCTGTAGCGCCCCACTAGGGTGATAAATGTAATAGAACCCCCCAGAAGGATTTACTTGCAATCTGCCAGTATGATTTCCAATTGATTCTGAATTTGCCTCAGTGGTCAGTGACGGTAGCTCTGTAGTGGGCTCTGCAGTAGGCTTCATGGCAGCTTCATCGGGGGGTCCATAAGAAGCACTGGGAGGTGGTGGAGGGCCGTAGCTCGGAGCTGGAGTTGGTGGGCCGTAGACTGTGGGCGGACTTGAGGGGGCGGCTGCCGCTTCAAGTCTTTGAAATCGCGTTAAAGGTCTTCGTGGAGGTACTGCCCTACACAGTGAGAGGCAGGCACTGAGAACCAAGAAAATTGCTTGTTTAGAGTACATCTTAATGAATAATACTGATACTACAATGTAATACGAGCTTGATTTTATAGTGTGAAGGTGGTAATGAAGTGAGTTTTTTGGCAGACACCTTATAAGGCTCGTGCCAAAGAATTATTAGGAGacgttaaattaatattctatCACTGTTCAGGTATTTAGTATCGAAGAGGATTCTCATATGGTTGACAATACGAGGTCAATGTTACCAAATCTCTAAATTGGGGAAATACAGTATATATgagaatttagaattttcgcaGCAATGTGGCAGCGTTGCCCCTGTCTTCAACACGCAATGCCTAGAGACCTGAGTAAGCAACTTAATATACATACTTTAAAGCTTCCATAGTCAATATTGTCAGAAATCtaagaaatatgtattttatctgACGTTGAATGGGTTTTTGGTCTATAATGAAACTCTTTTAGGAGCTCTAGCTCCTCTAATGTcgcaataacattttttttcagctcCAATTGAGGGATTTCGTGAGTCATCGTGGCTTAGCCTATAAAACTCTTTTATTGCGTCACATTTTGTTACATCGTCTGTTGTAATAAAGTTAAGTAGGAATATGTTGCCTTCGCCacctaaaattgaataaatgaaatttagaaGGTCACCAAAAAGCTCTGACTTGCAGTAAAAAGGAGGACATGATTGGTACGCCCAATTGGCAAAGCATCCAGAACCACCCTTCTCTGAGTTCTGAGTATAATCAGCGTAATTAAATTCTGTACCACTGGATCGCAATCGTACCACTCACTGAAGTACACTGCATCACCAATACTCATCATCTGAAAAAATAGAGAATAAGGTGGTTTCTAATGAAACACCGCACAACGTGCCTTATAGTACCTTGTCTTCCATTCTCTGTCCAGAATAGCATAATAAAGATATTAGAATCAGATATGCCAGAACATAGAACAGTCCCTTCGCATTTCGATCCTGTGAATGTTCCCAATATAGAACTTTTATATGTGTGGCTACCTTTGAAACTGACCCTTATAACCTGATAACCATGAAAAGCAATTGTAACTGCCACTATCAGAGACACGTGCCCTACGGTACGTTTACAAACCCTATTCAACCTATGGCACACACTAAAACTTGTCCTTTTGAACCAGTCAATGGTACgtcaaaattattgttacTTTATAGTCTTTTCGTGGTATTTAATCCAGTCCTTCAGGATTTGAAGATCGGTGAAAACTTCCCTCTGGAATAAGTCTGAAAGATGATCAGTCCTATTTCCGATAAGCATAACTGCCTGGAAAACCATGATGCATACATAAAGGATGCACCCCATGTAGTAGACTGAGAGTATTTGATAAACCAAGACGATTCTCTTGTTTAAAACTGTCATGGCAATTTGTTTAGGCCACCAAGTGGGGTTTAACATTCCGCACACTTTTTCACCTCTATGTAGCTGAAATTTCGGAAAGTTTTGGAGAGGAGTGGCTAATTCACTTTAGTACTTTATCGCATTTCTCCTCGTCTAGCACCATAATTACTGCAAAAATTAACGTTCCAGCAGTCAGGTAAATCAGCCCAACTTTCCCTGTTatatctgcaattttttccaccTTACGGAGCCTTGGAGGGGGCCCAAACGGGCCATGGGCACCAAGTAGCTCGAACAGGATTCGCCACTCTTTGTAG includes:
- the LOC136345714 gene encoding uncharacterized protein gives rise to the protein MYSKQAIFLVLSACLSLCRAVPPRRPLTRFQRLEAAAAPSSPPTVYGPPTPAPSYGPPPPPSASYGPPDEAAMKPTAEPTTELPSLTTEANSESIGNHTGRLQVNPSGGFYYIYHPSGALQKVSYLTSAARNSLDVKLKYQEVEPIRGPVYTYDPQTLVLQQVVTQG